From Hoplias malabaricus isolate fHopMal1 chromosome 11, fHopMal1.hap1, whole genome shotgun sequence, a single genomic window includes:
- the LOC136709266 gene encoding E3 ubiquitin-protein ligase TRIM39-like → MASKSFSEEDFSCAVCCDIFKDPVVLCCSHSVCKACLQRFWETKESRECPVCRTISSMDPPLNLALKNLCESYLKERSQRAAAGSETLCSLHSEKLKLFCLDDQQPVCWVCQTSRKHTNHKFSPVDEAVTDCKEELKSALKPLQEKLDLFKECKLNWGQTAEHIKTQARLTERQIKEEFEELHQFLRDEETARITALRNEEEQKSQRMKEKIKKISREISSLSDTVRAIEEQMSAEDVSFLQKYKSTLERAQCTLQDPERLSGALLHVSNHLSNLKFTVWEKMQEIICFTPVTLDPNTARPDLIVSDDLTSVRHSENQQLPDLPERFDYYACVLGSEGLNSGTHCWEVDVGDNTRWDVGVMTESAQRKGELSSRSGVWYVGIWNGNYWAQSTPQPCTALSVSQKVQRVRVKLDWNRRKLSFSDPLTNTHLHMFTHTFTETLLPFFWVDGEESPLKVLPVQSSVRLNQLS, encoded by the exons ATGGCTTCTAAATCTTTCTCAGAGGAGGATTTCTCGTGTGCTGTGTGCTGTGATATCTTCAAGGATCCTGTTGTTCTGTGCTGTagtcacagtgtgtgtaaagCCTGTCTGCAGAGGTTCTGGGAAACCAAAGAATCCAGAGAGTGTCCAGTTTGTAGAACAATATCTTCAATGGATCCTCCTCTAAACCTGGCTTTAAAGAACCTGTGTGAGAGTTATTTAAAGGAGAGAAGCCAGAGAGCTGCAGCAGGATCTGAAACACTTTGCAGTCTGCACAGTGAGAAACTCAAACTCTTCTGTCTGGACGATCAGCAGCCAGTGTGTTGGGTGTGTCAGACttccagaaaacacaccaaccacAAGTTCTCCCCCGtggatgaagctgttacagactgCAAG GAGGAACTCAAGTCTGCTCTGAAGCCCCTGCAGGAGAAACTGGATCTGTTTAAAGAGTGTAAACTGAACTGGGGTCAGACTGCAGAACATATAAAG ACTCAGGCTCGGCTCACAGAGAGGCAGATTAAGGAGGAGTTTGAGGAGCTCCACCAGTTTCTCAGAGATGAAGAGACAGCCAGGATCACTGCACTGAGGAATGAAGAGGAGCAGAAGAGTCAGAGGATGAAGGAGAAGATCAAGAAGATCAGCAGAGAGATCTCATCCctttcagacacagtcagagCCATAGAAGAGCAGATGAGCGCTGAGGACGTCTCCTTCTTACAG AAGTACAAGTCCACTCTGGAGAG AGCTCAGTGCACACTGCAGGATCCAGAGAGGCTTTCAGGAGCACTGCTCCATGTGAGCAACCACCTGAGCAACCTGAAGTTTACCGTCTGGGAGAAGATGCAGGAGATCATCTGCTTTA CTCCTGTGACTCTGGACCCCAACACTGCTCGTCCTGATCTGATTGTGTCTGATGATCTGACCAGTGTGAGACACAGTGAGAATCAGCAGCTCCCTGATCTTCCAGAGAGATTTGATTATTATGCGTGTGTCCTGGGGTCTGAGGGGTTAAACTCAGGAACACACTGCTGGGAGGTTGACGTTGGAGACAATACACGCTGGGATGTGGGAGTGATGACAGAGTCGGCTCAGAGGAAGGGAGAGTTATCCTCCAGGAGTGGAGTGTGGTATGTGGGGATCTGGAATGGTAACTACTGGGCTCAGTCAACACCACAGCCATGTACTGCCCTCTCAGTGTCACAGAAGGTGCAGAGGGTCAGAGTGAAGCTGGACTGGAACAGACGAAAACTCTCATTCTCTGAtcctctcactaacacacacttacacatgttcacacacacattcactgagacACTTCTGCCGTTCTTTTGGGTCGACGGTGAAGAGTCTCCTCTGAAGGTGCTCCCAGTGCAGAGCTCTGTCAGACTGAATCAGCTCAGTTAG